A window of Oncorhynchus tshawytscha isolate Ot180627B linkage group LG10, Otsh_v2.0, whole genome shotgun sequence contains these coding sequences:
- the trim110 gene encoding E3 ubiquitin/ISG15 ligase TRIM25 isoform X1, which produces MPSIVPFPFCVPIDKTVVMASLEEELTCSVCRDVFSQAQPLPCGHSFCPACVRDAWGHGEAGVRGRFTCAQCQEEQGVVACDCCPPVGDGDQSGNAAAVKTCLRCEVSLCAEHLKPHLERPAFKTHLLVEPLGDLSHRRCPAHEEMFRYYCADERVYVCADCLLEGGHTQHRVKGLRKVEEDLKVILQSLLQKADEKLNKGEQILQEHRNTDRTITDLSVADDSQVERMGIALQLQVERLVLALRESTRKERQQAVDRLQNNCSRVREDLSQTRDIHHYLGSLLEETDPFLLIWAFQSDDSRLLADLNCPLFTPDSLSLDRKYIMEDIESKYREFITETLRCLTELKRELLTSPLTLDTNSAHPLLSISDGLRSAMRVKQRLPCATHPDRFDHWAQVLTVQTFSSGTHYWELEAEGFWDIAVSYRSIGRKGKEGTAFGNNKMSWSLTQQHDRKLAAWHNRRKTRLSSRMSGNRVGVALDYGIGTITFSEVGPSNTLTHLHTFSTSFNQPVCLGFGLYKAELHSRISIVRV; this is translated from the exons ATGCCTTCCATT GTGCCTTTTCCTTTTTGTGTTCCTATTGACAAAACGGTTGTCATGGCGTCCCTGGAGGAGGAGTTGACGTGTTCAGTGTGCCGCGACGTCTTCAGCCAGGCCCAGCCCTTGCCGTGCGGCCACAGCTTCTGCCCAGCATGTGTGCGAGACGCCTGGGGCCACGGGGAGGCGGGGGTCAGGGGTCGCTTCACCTGCGCACAGTGTCAGGAGGAACAGGGAGTTGTGGCGTGTGACTGCTGCCCCCCTGTGGGGGATGGGGACCAGTCTGGGAACGCTGCGGCGGTGAAGACCTGTCTGCGCTGTGAGGTGTCTCTGTGTGCCGAGCACCTGAAGCCCCACCTGGAGCGGCCCGCCTTCAAGACACACCTGCTAGTGGAACCTCTGGGAGACCTGTCCCACCGCAGGTGTCCTGCCCATGAGGAGATGTTCCGCTACTACTGTGCAGACGAGCGGGTGTACGTGTGTGCAGACTGTTTATTGGAGGGTGGCCACACACAGCACCGGGTTAAAGGACtgaggaaggtggaggaggacCTGAAG GTCATCCTCCAGAGCCTTCTCCAGAAAGCAGATGAGAAGCTGAATAAAGGTGAACAGATCCTCCAAGAGCACCGGAACACTGACCGCACTATAACA GACTTGTCTGTGGCAGATGACTCCCAGGTGGAGCGTATGGGTATAGCCCTGCAGCTGCAGGTGGAGAGGCTGGTGCTGGCCCTGAGGGAGAGCACCAGGAAAGAGAGGCAGCAGGCTGTGGATCGCCTCCAGAACAACTGCAGCAGGGTTCGAGAGGACCTGAGCCAGACCCGGGACATCCACCACTACCTGGGCTCCTTGCTGGAGGAGACAGACCCCTTCCTGCTCATCTGG GCATTTCAATCTGATGACTCAAG GCTGCTTGCGGACCTGAACTGTCCCTTGTTCACTCCTGACTCCCTCAGCCTGGACAGGAAGTATATTATGGAGGATATCGAGAGCAAGTACAGAGAGTTCATCACCGAGACACTGCGCTGTCTCACCGAACTCAAGAGGGAGCTCT TAACAAGTCCGTTGACTCTGGACACTAACTCTGCCCATCCTCTCCTGAGCATTTCGGACGGCCTGCGGTCAGCCATGCGGGTCAAACAGCGCCTTCCGTGTGCCACTCACCCTGACCGCTTTGACCACTGGGCTCAAGTCCTGACTGTCCAGACCTTCTCCTCAGGAACCCATTACTGGGAGCTGGAGGCAGAGGGCTTCTGGGACATTGCGGTGTCCTACCGGAGCATCGGGCGGAAAGGGAAGGAGGGCACTGCCTTTGGGAATAACAAG ATGTCTTGGAGCCTGACGCAGCAGCACGACAGGAAGCTGGCTGCCTGGCACAACCGCAGGAAGACCCGCCTTTCCAGCCGGATGTCAGGCAACCGTGTGGGTGTGGCCCTGGATTATGGCATAGGCACAATCACATTCTCGGAGGTGGGGCCTTCCAACACCCTGACCCACTTGCACACCTTCAGCACCTCCTTCAACCAGCCTGTGTGCCTAGGCTTTGGCCTCTACAAGGCTGAGCTCCACAGCAGAATCTCTATAGTGAGGGTGTGA
- the trim110 gene encoding E3 ubiquitin/ISG15 ligase TRIM25 isoform X2 — translation MASLEEELTCSVCRDVFSQAQPLPCGHSFCPACVRDAWGHGEAGVRGRFTCAQCQEEQGVVACDCCPPVGDGDQSGNAAAVKTCLRCEVSLCAEHLKPHLERPAFKTHLLVEPLGDLSHRRCPAHEEMFRYYCADERVYVCADCLLEGGHTQHRVKGLRKVEEDLKVILQSLLQKADEKLNKGEQILQEHRNTDRTITDLSVADDSQVERMGIALQLQVERLVLALRESTRKERQQAVDRLQNNCSRVREDLSQTRDIHHYLGSLLEETDPFLLIWAFQSDDSRLLADLNCPLFTPDSLSLDRKYIMEDIESKYREFITETLRCLTELKRELLTSPLTLDTNSAHPLLSISDGLRSAMRVKQRLPCATHPDRFDHWAQVLTVQTFSSGTHYWELEAEGFWDIAVSYRSIGRKGKEGTAFGNNKMSWSLTQQHDRKLAAWHNRRKTRLSSRMSGNRVGVALDYGIGTITFSEVGPSNTLTHLHTFSTSFNQPVCLGFGLYKAELHSRISIVRV, via the exons ATGGCGTCCCTGGAGGAGGAGTTGACGTGTTCAGTGTGCCGCGACGTCTTCAGCCAGGCCCAGCCCTTGCCGTGCGGCCACAGCTTCTGCCCAGCATGTGTGCGAGACGCCTGGGGCCACGGGGAGGCGGGGGTCAGGGGTCGCTTCACCTGCGCACAGTGTCAGGAGGAACAGGGAGTTGTGGCGTGTGACTGCTGCCCCCCTGTGGGGGATGGGGACCAGTCTGGGAACGCTGCGGCGGTGAAGACCTGTCTGCGCTGTGAGGTGTCTCTGTGTGCCGAGCACCTGAAGCCCCACCTGGAGCGGCCCGCCTTCAAGACACACCTGCTAGTGGAACCTCTGGGAGACCTGTCCCACCGCAGGTGTCCTGCCCATGAGGAGATGTTCCGCTACTACTGTGCAGACGAGCGGGTGTACGTGTGTGCAGACTGTTTATTGGAGGGTGGCCACACACAGCACCGGGTTAAAGGACtgaggaaggtggaggaggacCTGAAG GTCATCCTCCAGAGCCTTCTCCAGAAAGCAGATGAGAAGCTGAATAAAGGTGAACAGATCCTCCAAGAGCACCGGAACACTGACCGCACTATAACA GACTTGTCTGTGGCAGATGACTCCCAGGTGGAGCGTATGGGTATAGCCCTGCAGCTGCAGGTGGAGAGGCTGGTGCTGGCCCTGAGGGAGAGCACCAGGAAAGAGAGGCAGCAGGCTGTGGATCGCCTCCAGAACAACTGCAGCAGGGTTCGAGAGGACCTGAGCCAGACCCGGGACATCCACCACTACCTGGGCTCCTTGCTGGAGGAGACAGACCCCTTCCTGCTCATCTGG GCATTTCAATCTGATGACTCAAG GCTGCTTGCGGACCTGAACTGTCCCTTGTTCACTCCTGACTCCCTCAGCCTGGACAGGAAGTATATTATGGAGGATATCGAGAGCAAGTACAGAGAGTTCATCACCGAGACACTGCGCTGTCTCACCGAACTCAAGAGGGAGCTCT TAACAAGTCCGTTGACTCTGGACACTAACTCTGCCCATCCTCTCCTGAGCATTTCGGACGGCCTGCGGTCAGCCATGCGGGTCAAACAGCGCCTTCCGTGTGCCACTCACCCTGACCGCTTTGACCACTGGGCTCAAGTCCTGACTGTCCAGACCTTCTCCTCAGGAACCCATTACTGGGAGCTGGAGGCAGAGGGCTTCTGGGACATTGCGGTGTCCTACCGGAGCATCGGGCGGAAAGGGAAGGAGGGCACTGCCTTTGGGAATAACAAG ATGTCTTGGAGCCTGACGCAGCAGCACGACAGGAAGCTGGCTGCCTGGCACAACCGCAGGAAGACCCGCCTTTCCAGCCGGATGTCAGGCAACCGTGTGGGTGTGGCCCTGGATTATGGCATAGGCACAATCACATTCTCGGAGGTGGGGCCTTCCAACACCCTGACCCACTTGCACACCTTCAGCACCTCCTTCAACCAGCCTGTGTGCCTAGGCTTTGGCCTCTACAAGGCTGAGCTCCACAGCAGAATCTCTATAGTGAGGGTGTGA